A genomic window from Shewanella vesiculosa includes:
- a CDS encoding TatD family hydrolase, which translates to MLIDSHCHLDRLKAAPDSASLQSIMDNAKTQGVDYLLCVNVRQQGFEAMRDKVSAFDNVFLSSGVHPLDVQEGLNIEDIKRFADDPRVVAIGETGLDYFYSNDTKTLQQQCFEQQIALAVEVNKPLIVHTRDAREDTINMLKAGGADKVGGVLHCFTENWEMAKAAIDLGFYISVSGIVTFKNAGDLRSVIRQVPKDRLLVETDSPYLAPVPHRGQENQPAYVRDVAEFVAELRGEKFEALAQYTTDNFFNLFKDAAKLIGR; encoded by the coding sequence ATGCTAATTGATTCACATTGCCACCTTGACCGTTTAAAAGCGGCCCCAGACTCAGCCAGTTTACAATCCATTATGGACAATGCCAAAACTCAAGGTGTTGACTATTTATTGTGCGTCAATGTCCGCCAACAAGGCTTTGAAGCCATGCGCGACAAGGTGTCAGCCTTTGATAATGTTTTTTTGTCTTCTGGTGTACATCCTCTCGATGTGCAAGAAGGCTTGAACATTGAAGACATTAAACGTTTTGCTGACGATCCTCGCGTAGTGGCCATTGGCGAAACGGGTTTGGATTACTTCTATTCAAATGATACTAAAACCTTGCAACAACAGTGTTTTGAACAACAAATTGCTTTAGCTGTAGAGGTGAATAAACCATTAATTGTTCATACTCGTGATGCCCGAGAAGATACCATTAATATGCTTAAAGCTGGAGGCGCTGACAAAGTCGGCGGCGTATTGCATTGCTTTACTGAAAACTGGGAAATGGCTAAAGCGGCCATCGATTTAGGTTTTTATATTTCTGTTTCAGGTATTGTGACCTTCAAAAACGCGGGTGATCTTCGCAGTGTAATTCGTCAAGTGCCTAAAGACAGATTACTGGTAGAAACTGATTCTCCTTATTTAGCGCCGGTGCCACATCGTGGCCAAGAGAATCAGCCAGCCTATGTTAGAGATGTAGCTGAGTTTGTTGCAGAATTACGCGGTGAAAAATTTGAAGCGTTAGCGCAGTACACCACGGATAACTTTTTTAATTTATTCAAAGATGCTGCTAAGTTGATCGGTCGCTAA
- a CDS encoding PilZ domain-containing protein, producing the protein MVDLVVHYDTLHKLYRAYMPFIKPAGLFIATTESHFLGQELTIAYRLPDATQATEFKGTVVWINPLGASGGRPAGIGVKIKTDVESHKHHIEKLLSSELSSSDLTCTM; encoded by the coding sequence ATGGTCGATCTTGTGGTTCACTACGATACATTACATAAACTCTATCGTGCTTATATGCCGTTTATTAAGCCTGCTGGTTTATTTATTGCGACTACAGAAAGTCATTTTTTAGGCCAAGAGCTTACGATTGCTTATCGATTACCTGATGCAACCCAGGCCACAGAATTTAAAGGCACTGTGGTATGGATTAATCCATTAGGGGCATCCGGTGGGCGTCCTGCTGGTATTGGGGTTAAAATTAAAACAGATGTTGAAAGCCATAAACACCATATCGAAAAGTTATTATCGAGCGAACTTTCCTCTAGCGATTTGACCTGCACTATGTAG
- the mltG gene encoding endolytic transglycosylase MltG, whose amino-acid sequence MIKKIKTFILASLIPLFTLTCIGGYWLVSGLMTYQKQPLQLTESQTLTVEPGTSVIKLAQQLEQQSLITDSWKVKYLVKLEPKFANIKTGLYQLIPGDTLEALLKRLYLGQQVVFSVTLIEGKTIAEWQQTLATTEHLAKNADDFNQVLLQHGDTSGLPEGKFYPETFHYHADDNLQTILNRSYNMMQESLAQAWEGRDPDLALSSPYELLIIASIIEKETGKPEERDWVSAVFNNRLKKGMRLQTDPTVIYGMGERYKGNITRKDLRQATAFNTYTIDGLPPTPIAAPSRASLFAAANPANVNYLYFVSRNDGSHVFSSTLKAHNNAVNEFQRKRK is encoded by the coding sequence ATGATTAAAAAAATAAAAACATTTATATTAGCTAGTTTAATTCCTTTATTCACCTTGACTTGTATTGGTGGCTATTGGCTAGTATCTGGCCTAATGACTTATCAAAAACAGCCATTGCAGTTAACTGAAAGCCAGACGCTGACAGTAGAGCCTGGCACATCGGTGATTAAGCTTGCGCAACAGCTTGAGCAACAATCATTGATTACTGATAGTTGGAAAGTTAAATACCTGGTTAAACTTGAACCAAAGTTTGCCAATATTAAGACGGGCTTATACCAATTGATCCCCGGCGATACATTAGAAGCATTATTAAAACGTTTGTATTTAGGCCAACAAGTGGTTTTCAGTGTGACCCTAATCGAAGGCAAAACCATTGCTGAGTGGCAACAAACTCTGGCAACGACTGAACATTTAGCAAAAAACGCAGATGACTTTAACCAAGTGTTATTACAACATGGTGATACATCTGGCTTGCCTGAAGGTAAGTTTTATCCGGAAACATTCCATTATCATGCGGATGATAATTTACAGACGATATTAAATCGTAGTTACAACATGATGCAGGAGAGCTTAGCCCAAGCATGGGAAGGGCGTGATCCTGATTTAGCTTTATCGTCTCCCTATGAGTTATTGATTATTGCTTCTATTATTGAAAAAGAAACTGGCAAACCTGAAGAACGTGATTGGGTTTCCGCAGTGTTTAATAATCGACTCAAAAAAGGCATGCGCTTGCAAACCGACCCGACAGTTATTTATGGTATGGGTGAGCGTTATAAAGGCAATATTACCCGTAAAGATTTACGCCAAGCGACTGCATTTAATACTTATACTATTGATGGTTTACCACCAACGCCAATTGCTGCCCCTAGCCGAGCATCACTCTTTGCAGCGGCCAATCCTGCTAACGTAAATTATTTATATTTTGTGTCACGTAATGATGGTAGCCATGTGTTTTCATCCACGTTAAAAGCACATAACAATGCCGTAAATGAATTTCAGAGAAAAAGAAAATGA
- the pabC gene encoding aminodeoxychorismate lyase encodes MAPVWVNHHENGTINPFDRAVAYGDGVFATMRTASADMPAGILFLDGHIYRLQQGCERLGIEWQASDLLIEQLQQLAKQYPQHCIKLLLTRGVGGRGYQAPSSSNVTEVVSVNAIPDHYLDWQQSGISLASSSICLGRQPLLAGIKHLNRLEQVLIKSQPLVDTYQDWLVFDCDGYVIESSMANLFIVKNNQVLTPAITHAGVSGVMREIIIDTLLCHGIAVMATRLTLSDVQAAEHIFITNSLFGMIDVTAIDDFQFSRWTQTPRFRQILSVNL; translated from the coding sequence ATGGCGCCAGTTTGGGTTAATCATCACGAGAACGGCACGATAAATCCATTTGATCGTGCTGTTGCTTATGGTGATGGTGTGTTTGCAACTATGCGCACCGCATCAGCTGATATGCCGGCAGGGATTTTATTCCTTGATGGTCATATTTATCGTTTGCAGCAGGGCTGTGAACGCTTGGGGATTGAGTGGCAGGCCAGTGATTTATTAATAGAGCAACTGCAGCAACTCGCGAAGCAATACCCACAACATTGTATTAAGCTTTTGCTCACGCGCGGAGTCGGCGGCCGTGGTTATCAAGCACCGTCAAGCTCAAACGTGACTGAAGTCGTGTCAGTTAATGCCATTCCAGATCATTATCTTGATTGGCAGCAAAGTGGCATTTCGTTAGCATCATCATCGATATGTCTAGGCAGACAACCACTTTTAGCGGGCATAAAACATCTTAATCGGTTGGAACAGGTGCTAATTAAGTCTCAACCTCTAGTTGACACTTATCAAGATTGGTTGGTGTTTGATTGTGATGGTTATGTGATTGAGTCATCAATGGCTAATCTTTTTATCGTCAAAAATAATCAAGTACTTACCCCTGCAATAACGCATGCGGGCGTCAGCGGTGTGATGCGTGAAATCATCATCGATACGCTGCTTTGTCATGGTATTGCTGTGATGGCAACACGACTTACGTTAAGCGATGTTCAAGCTGCTGAGCATATATTTATAACCAACAGTTTATTTGGCATGATTGATGTTACCGCCATTGACGATTTTCAATTTAGCCGTTGGACGCAAACACCGCGATTCAGGCAAATTCTAAGTGTGAATTTATAA
- the holB gene encoding DNA polymerase III subunit delta', translating to MSDYQIDQLPWLAEPHQRFVDQHYRGKTSHAHLFNIDKALGGDKLAKAAAQTILCQQLTPVGACGQCKSCLLLAAGNHPDLYIIEPDGNQIKVDQIRQLCQKLTQTAQQGGARVAIIIDAERLNLAAANALLKTLEEPGDDVVLILQTNTSAQLLATITSRCQTLKFIEPTKLDIQHWLAAQQLLPAANAEGKTHDVTWCLSVVGGPLALANSLTSQHYQQLLTFRQDWAHSLKTGHLSASLLKVSEQQIVDALNVLYLYLRQYVLKSSRVKADRQPLNPLVQAKVIDLGGQVMKMCHKLETMPSVNTQALCQQYVLAFRKLTN from the coding sequence ATGAGTGATTATCAGATTGACCAATTACCTTGGTTAGCCGAGCCGCATCAGCGCTTTGTTGATCAACATTATCGCGGTAAAACTAGCCATGCCCACTTGTTCAATATTGATAAAGCGCTTGGGGGGGATAAGCTCGCTAAAGCTGCGGCACAAACAATACTTTGCCAACAACTGACCCCAGTTGGTGCTTGTGGTCAATGTAAAAGCTGTTTGCTATTGGCTGCTGGTAATCATCCAGATCTGTATATTATTGAGCCAGATGGCAACCAAATTAAAGTTGATCAAATTCGTCAGCTATGTCAAAAATTAACGCAAACGGCTCAGCAAGGTGGGGCGCGCGTGGCGATAATCATTGATGCTGAGCGCTTAAATTTAGCCGCAGCAAATGCATTACTCAAAACACTTGAAGAACCTGGTGATGATGTTGTGCTCATTTTGCAAACCAATACATCAGCTCAGTTACTCGCGACTATTACTAGCCGTTGCCAAACTCTTAAATTTATTGAACCGACTAAGTTAGATATCCAACACTGGCTAGCTGCGCAGCAGCTGTTGCCTGCAGCCAATGCCGAGGGTAAAACTCACGATGTGACTTGGTGTCTTAGTGTTGTGGGTGGTCCTTTGGCGTTAGCAAACAGTTTAACCAGTCAGCATTATCAACAATTGCTAACATTTCGCCAAGATTGGGCTCACAGTTTAAAAACGGGTCATTTAAGTGCTAGTTTACTCAAGGTGTCGGAACAACAAATTGTTGATGCACTTAATGTTTTGTATTTGTACTTACGTCAATATGTGTTAAAAAGTAGTAGAGTAAAAGCGGATCGTCAGCCATTAAATCCGTTAGTTCAAGCTAAAGTGATTGATCTTGGCGGGCAAGTGATGAAGATGTGTCATAAGCTTGAAACTATGCCCAGCGTGAATACTCAAGCATTGTGTCAACAATATGTTCTCGCATTTAGGAAGCTAACCAATTAA
- the tmk gene encoding dTMP kinase translates to MSQQQGKFIVIEGLEGAGKSSAIALVNDIIQRHIGQAPVCTREPGGTPLAEKMRDLVKIADDTDPLCDEAECLLIYAARSQLIANVIKPALAAGKWVLGDRHNLSSLAYQGGGRGLMPLVKAVSDACLRGFKPDLTLYLDIDPTLGLSRAASRGKLDRIEQQAIDFFERARRTYLQLAHEDDSIVVIDASQSMAQVHHDIQMQLQHHLPVLMAEL, encoded by the coding sequence ATGAGTCAACAGCAAGGCAAGTTTATTGTCATTGAAGGATTAGAAGGTGCCGGTAAATCAAGCGCGATAGCCCTGGTTAATGATATTATTCAGCGCCATATTGGTCAGGCTCCTGTGTGTACCCGTGAGCCAGGCGGCACGCCATTAGCAGAAAAAATGCGCGATTTAGTTAAAATTGCTGATGATACTGACCCCTTATGTGACGAAGCAGAGTGTTTGCTTATTTATGCTGCCCGATCACAGTTAATCGCTAATGTTATCAAACCGGCATTAGCTGCAGGTAAGTGGGTGCTGGGTGATAGGCATAACTTATCTTCACTGGCTTACCAAGGTGGTGGCCGAGGATTAATGCCCTTAGTCAAAGCGGTCAGTGATGCTTGTTTGAGAGGCTTTAAACCTGATCTCACCTTGTATTTAGATATCGATCCAACACTCGGCTTAAGTCGTGCGGCAAGTCGTGGCAAACTTGATAGAATTGAGCAGCAAGCGATTGATTTTTTCGAACGAGCCAGGCGTACCTACTTACAATTAGCCCATGAGGATGACAGCATAGTGGTTATCGATGCAAGTCAATCTATGGCGCAGGTTCATCATGATATACAGATGCAATTGCAACATCATTTGCCCGTTCTTATGGCAGAGCTGTGA
- the apbC gene encoding iron-sulfur cluster carrier protein ApbC yields the protein MVNTHTNYQLSDELLSPVLDILEAFEDPYLHKGLVSAGCVTALSIEGKRLQLGLVYPYPCMTQYRDTVMAVTNKLAVLDAIDEVECEIDFQPRVYSALPAIPPIPNVKQVIAVASGKGGVGKSTTAVNLALALKAEGAEVGILDADIYGPSIPLMLGIPNFRPQSPDGKHMTPALVHGISAQSIGFMLSGDEAAVWRGPMAAGALAQLLNETQWPELDYLIIDMPPGTGDIQLTLSQKVPVSGAVIVTTPQDIALADAKKGITMFNKVNIPVLGIIENMSFHLCPECGHKEHPFGTHGGSEIAKRYNVPLLGALPLHINIRESMDNGTPSVMSEPESEVSGIYREIARKLGAELSLQQVQSTVKISISEDE from the coding sequence TTGGTCAATACACATACAAATTATCAATTAAGTGATGAATTATTGTCACCAGTGTTAGATATTTTAGAAGCATTTGAAGACCCTTATTTGCATAAAGGCTTAGTGAGTGCAGGATGTGTAACCGCACTGTCGATAGAAGGGAAACGCCTACAATTAGGCTTAGTTTATCCTTATCCGTGCATGACACAATATCGCGATACTGTGATGGCTGTGACCAATAAATTGGCTGTACTTGACGCGATTGATGAAGTGGAGTGTGAAATTGATTTTCAGCCTCGAGTTTATTCAGCACTGCCTGCTATTCCACCTATTCCTAACGTAAAGCAAGTTATTGCCGTGGCATCAGGTAAAGGTGGTGTGGGTAAATCAACTACCGCAGTGAATCTTGCATTAGCTTTAAAAGCTGAAGGCGCTGAAGTGGGTATTTTGGATGCCGACATTTATGGCCCGTCTATTCCATTGATGTTAGGTATTCCTAATTTTCGTCCACAATCGCCAGATGGCAAGCACATGACGCCCGCGCTAGTTCATGGTATTTCTGCGCAATCAATTGGTTTTATGTTAAGTGGTGATGAAGCCGCGGTATGGCGTGGTCCTATGGCAGCGGGTGCTTTAGCGCAGTTACTCAATGAAACCCAATGGCCTGAATTAGACTATTTGATTATCGATATGCCACCTGGAACCGGTGACATTCAATTAACCTTGTCGCAAAAAGTGCCAGTAAGCGGTGCAGTGATTGTTACCACGCCACAAGACATTGCCTTAGCGGATGCTAAAAAAGGCATTACCATGTTTAACAAGGTCAATATCCCAGTACTTGGGATTATCGAGAACATGAGTTTCCATCTTTGTCCTGAATGTGGTCATAAAGAACACCCATTTGGTACTCATGGTGGTAGTGAAATAGCTAAACGCTATAACGTGCCGTTGTTAGGCGCACTGCCACTGCATATCAATATTCGTGAATCAATGGACAATGGTACGCCGAGCGTAATGAGCGAACCAGAAAGTGAAGTGTCAGGGATATATCGCGAAATTGCCCGCAAGCTTGGGGCTGAGTTATCACTTCAACAAGTACAATCAACCGTAAAAATTAGCATATCAGAAGACGAGTAA
- a CDS encoding nucleoside recognition domain-containing protein, translated as MLNRVWLLFFIIAALSIVIQLVNGNVNILSESVTALFASAKLAADISIGLIGVLALWMGLMQVGEKAGVVGLFARIFEPLLSKLMPEVPRGHVAYGSISMNLTANMLGLDNAATPLGLKAMHDLQSLNPVKSVATNAQILFLVLNTSSVTLVPVTVFLYRAQQGAANPADIFLPILLATSVSTVVGLLVVALVQRISLFNSVILAYAAVIMSVFMAAIAYLVTLSADAIGQVSMVLGNGILLLLILSFILVAGYRKIAVYDEFVDGAKQGFGQAIQLIPYLLAMLLAIGFLRASGALDYALHLLASGVSALGADTRFIDAMPTALMKPFSGSGARAMMLETMSHHGVDSFAGRLAAILQGSTETTFYVLAVYFGSVGIRNGRHALGCGLAADFAGITAAIAVCYWFYG; from the coding sequence GTGTTAAATAGAGTGTGGTTATTATTTTTTATCATTGCAGCCTTGTCTATCGTAATCCAATTAGTGAATGGCAACGTCAATATATTAAGTGAGTCGGTTACGGCATTGTTTGCCAGTGCTAAATTAGCCGCTGACATTTCAATCGGGTTAATTGGCGTATTAGCCTTGTGGATGGGCTTGATGCAAGTAGGCGAAAAGGCCGGTGTTGTCGGTTTGTTTGCGCGGATATTCGAGCCTTTGCTGTCTAAGTTGATGCCAGAGGTGCCTCGTGGTCATGTCGCTTATGGCAGTATTAGCATGAATTTGACTGCCAATATGCTGGGGCTAGATAATGCCGCTACGCCTCTTGGCTTAAAAGCTATGCACGATCTACAATCCCTTAACCCTGTCAAATCAGTTGCAACTAACGCCCAAATTTTATTTTTAGTGTTAAACACCTCGTCAGTCACCTTAGTACCCGTCACCGTATTTCTATATCGTGCCCAACAAGGGGCGGCTAATCCTGCAGATATCTTTCTACCAATCTTATTGGCCACGAGTGTCTCTACTGTAGTGGGGCTATTGGTTGTTGCCTTAGTGCAACGGATTTCGTTATTTAACAGTGTTATTTTAGCGTATGCAGCTGTCATTATGAGTGTATTCATGGCAGCAATAGCTTATTTGGTAACATTGTCGGCCGATGCAATAGGGCAAGTGTCTATGGTGTTAGGCAATGGCATATTGTTGTTACTGATTTTAAGTTTTATTTTGGTTGCAGGCTATCGCAAAATTGCTGTTTATGATGAGTTTGTCGACGGCGCTAAGCAAGGCTTTGGCCAAGCCATTCAGCTGATTCCGTATTTGTTGGCAATGTTATTAGCCATTGGCTTTCTTAGAGCCTCTGGCGCACTAGATTATGCGTTACACTTGTTGGCAAGTGGCGTTAGTGCATTGGGCGCAGATACGCGCTTTATTGATGCAATGCCTACTGCATTGATGAAACCCTTTAGCGGCTCTGGCGCGCGTGCCATGATGTTAGAAACCATGAGTCATCATGGGGTTGATTCGTTTGCGGGTCGTCTAGCGGCTATTTTACAAGGCAGCACTGAAACAACGTTTTATGTCCTTGCTGTGTACTTTGGTTCTGTTGGTATTCGTAATGGTCGCCATGCACTAGGTTGTGGATTAGCAGCCGACTTTGCCGGTATTACTGCGGCAATCGCTGTGTGTTATTGGTTTTATGGTTAA
- the metG gene encoding methionine--tRNA ligase has protein sequence MTKSQRKILVTSALPYANGPIHLGHMLEYIQTDIWSRFQKLRGHECHYICADDAHGTPIMLKAQQMGITPEEMIAQVQKEHQQDFADFNIQFDNFHSTHSEENRALACDIYLKLRDGGYIKTKTISQLYDPEKLMFLPDRFVKGTCPKCKSEDQYGDNCDNCGATYSTTDLINPKSAVSGATPIMKDTEHFFFDLPAFEGMLKEWIQSGSLQQEMANKLNEWFDQGLKQWDISRDAPYFGFEIPDAPGKFFYVWLDAPIGYMGSFKNLCNKRDDLNFDDFWGLDSTAEVYHFIGKDIVYFHSLFWPAMLEGAGIRKPTSVYAHGYVTVNGSKMSKSKGTFIKARTYLDNLDPEYLRYYYAAKLNSRIDDLDLNLEDFAQRVNSDLVGKLVNLASRTAGFISKRFDGKLAKVTDSSLSDIFLAKSEIIAELYETREFGKAMREIMALADIANAYVADAAPWQLVKHEDKQQEAHQVCSNALNLFRILVTYLKPVLPKLAENVEGFLQLTLTWDNLAQDLSGHEIAPFKALMQRIEPKSIEAIIDASKENLQATNTDAPKTDAPTQAVNQLEQDPISPEISFEDFAKIDLRIARISKAEHIEKANKLLRLELDLGGETKQVFAGIKSAYAPEDLVGKLTVMVANLAPRTMKFGDSEGMVLAAGPGGKDLFILEPHEGAQPGMRVK, from the coding sequence ATGACAAAATCACAGCGTAAAATACTGGTCACAAGTGCCCTACCTTATGCCAACGGCCCGATCCACCTAGGCCACATGCTTGAGTACATCCAAACGGATATCTGGTCACGTTTTCAAAAATTACGTGGTCATGAATGCCACTACATTTGCGCCGACGATGCTCACGGCACACCGATCATGCTCAAAGCGCAGCAAATGGGTATTACACCAGAAGAAATGATTGCTCAGGTTCAAAAGGAACATCAGCAAGATTTCGCCGACTTCAATATCCAGTTCGATAATTTCCACAGCACTCATAGCGAAGAAAATCGCGCCTTAGCCTGTGATATTTACCTAAAACTGCGTGATGGTGGTTACATCAAAACCAAAACCATTTCACAATTATATGACCCTGAAAAATTAATGTTCTTACCAGACCGTTTTGTTAAAGGCACCTGCCCAAAATGTAAGTCTGAAGATCAATACGGCGATAACTGTGATAATTGTGGCGCAACCTACAGCACTACCGATTTAATCAATCCTAAGTCAGCCGTATCTGGCGCAACACCGATAATGAAAGACACCGAACATTTCTTTTTTGACCTACCTGCATTTGAAGGCATGTTAAAAGAGTGGATCCAATCAGGTTCCTTGCAACAAGAAATGGCCAACAAGCTTAACGAATGGTTTGATCAAGGCCTAAAGCAATGGGATATCTCCCGTGATGCACCTTACTTTGGATTTGAAATTCCTGACGCTCCAGGTAAGTTTTTCTATGTCTGGTTAGATGCACCTATTGGTTATATGGGGTCATTTAAAAACTTATGTAATAAGCGTGATGACTTAAACTTTGACGATTTCTGGGGCCTAGACTCAACCGCAGAGGTGTATCACTTCATCGGTAAAGACATTGTCTATTTCCACAGTTTATTCTGGCCTGCCATGCTTGAAGGCGCTGGTATTCGTAAACCGACTAGCGTGTATGCTCACGGCTATGTCACGGTTAATGGTTCAAAAATGTCGAAATCAAAAGGCACGTTTATCAAAGCGCGCACTTATCTAGACAATTTGGATCCTGAATACCTACGTTATTATTACGCTGCTAAATTAAACAGCCGTATTGATGATTTAGATTTAAACTTAGAAGATTTTGCCCAACGCGTTAACTCTGACTTGGTCGGAAAATTAGTTAACCTTGCCTCTCGTACCGCTGGTTTTATCAGTAAACGTTTTGACGGTAAATTAGCCAAGGTTACTGACAGCAGCCTAAGCGACATATTCTTAGCCAAAAGCGAGATTATTGCTGAATTATATGAAACCCGCGAATTTGGTAAAGCGATGCGTGAAATCATGGCGCTAGCAGATATTGCTAATGCTTATGTTGCTGACGCCGCACCTTGGCAATTAGTTAAGCATGAAGATAAACAACAAGAAGCACATCAGGTTTGCAGTAATGCATTAAATCTGTTCAGAATTTTGGTGACTTATCTTAAGCCTGTATTACCTAAGCTTGCCGAAAATGTTGAAGGATTTTTACAGTTAACCTTAACATGGGATAATTTGGCCCAAGATTTATCAGGCCATGAAATTGCACCATTTAAAGCCTTAATGCAACGTATCGAACCTAAGAGTATTGAGGCTATCATCGATGCCTCTAAAGAAAACTTGCAAGCCACTAATACGGACGCTCCTAAAACCGATGCGCCGACACAAGCCGTTAATCAATTAGAACAAGATCCTATCAGCCCAGAAATAAGCTTTGAAGATTTTGCAAAAATTGACTTACGAATTGCTCGTATCAGCAAAGCGGAACATATCGAGAAAGCCAATAAACTACTGCGTCTAGAATTAGATTTAGGCGGCGAAACTAAGCAAGTATTTGCGGGTATAAAATCGGCTTATGCGCCTGAAGACTTAGTGGGTAAACTCACCGTAATGGTGGCAAACCTTGCCCCACGCACGATGAAGTTTGGTGATTCAGAAGGTATGGTATTAGCGGCTGGCCCAGGTGGTAAAGATTTATTTATACTTGAACCTCATGAAGGTGCGCAGCCAGGTATGCGAGTTAAATAA
- the dcd gene encoding dCTP deaminase: MRLTDIEIEQCLDNGSIIIDPRPGIEAISGVSVDVRLGSQFRVFKDHTAPFIDLSGPSAEMQIALDRIMSDKIEIADDQAFFLHPGELALAVTYESVTLPADVVGWLDGRSSLARLGLMVHVTAHRIDPGWQGKIVLEFFNSGKLPLALRPGMTIGALNFERLSSAVARPYNTRKSSKYKDQQEAVASRISQDK, translated from the coding sequence ATGCGTTTAACCGATATAGAAATTGAGCAATGTTTAGATAATGGTAGCATTATCATCGATCCTCGCCCTGGTATAGAAGCCATTTCTGGTGTCAGTGTCGATGTCCGTTTAGGCAGCCAATTTCGGGTATTTAAAGACCATACGGCACCTTTTATTGATTTAAGTGGCCCCAGTGCAGAAATGCAAATAGCCCTTGATCGAATTATGAGCGATAAAATTGAAATCGCTGACGACCAAGCTTTTTTCCTCCATCCTGGCGAGTTAGCTTTGGCTGTGACCTATGAAAGTGTCACTTTACCTGCCGACGTTGTCGGCTGGTTAGATGGTCGCTCATCGCTTGCGCGCTTAGGTTTAATGGTGCATGTGACTGCGCATCGTATTGATCCTGGTTGGCAAGGGAAAATCGTGCTTGAGTTCTTTAACAGTGGCAAGTTGCCATTAGCATTACGCCCAGGCATGACCATAGGCGCGCTTAATTTTGAGCGTTTAAGTTCAGCGGTCGCTCGCCCTTATAACACTCGTAAAAGTTCGAAATATAAAGATCAACAAGAGGCTGTCGCAAGCCGGATCAGCCAGGATAAATAA
- the udk gene encoding uridine kinase, producing the protein MNSQQCVIIGIAGASASGKSLIAKTIFEELCRDLGTNQIGVINEDAYYRDQSHLTMEDRVKTNYDHPKALDHQLLATHLTQLKRGEAVSIPCYSYTEHTRTSETLNMQPKKVIILEGILLLTDPKLRELMDASVFMDTPLDICFLRRLTRDVAERGRTMETVIAQYKRTVRPMFLQFIEPSKQYADIIVPRGGKNRIATDILKTRIQHLLAR; encoded by the coding sequence ATGAATTCTCAGCAGTGTGTCATTATTGGGATTGCCGGTGCGTCGGCTTCAGGTAAAAGTTTAATTGCTAAAACAATTTTTGAAGAATTGTGTCGTGATTTAGGAACCAATCAAATTGGTGTGATCAATGAAGATGCCTATTATCGGGATCAAAGTCATTTGACCATGGAAGATAGAGTCAAAACCAATTACGATCATCCAAAAGCATTGGATCATCAATTATTAGCGACTCATTTAACTCAGCTAAAACGAGGTGAAGCCGTTAGTATTCCTTGTTATAGCTATACTGAGCATACGCGTACCAGTGAAACGCTTAACATGCAGCCTAAAAAAGTCATTATCCTTGAAGGTATTTTGTTATTAACCGACCCTAAGCTGCGTGAGTTAATGGATGCCAGTGTGTTTATGGACACGCCATTAGACATTTGTTTTTTACGTCGGTTAACCCGCGATGTTGCTGAGCGCGGCCGCACAATGGAAACCGTTATTGCGCAATATAAACGAACAGTACGTCCAATGTTTTTACAGTTTATCGAACCGTCGAAGCAATATGCCGATATTATCGTTCCTCGTGGTGGTAAAAACCGCATCGCAACGGATATTTTAAAAACTAGAATTCAGCATTTATTGGCTAGATAG